One region of bacterium genomic DNA includes:
- a CDS encoding DUF1848 family protein, whose protein sequence is MHLLSASRRMDLPAFQLEAFLGHARRGWMTVPHPFTGRPQRIRLVGPEVAGIVFWTRRPAALLPHLDELRRLWRDALRVHVTLTGMPRELEPRAPAVAEVLPALASLAQGLGPRHLSWRFDPLLLSEGTPAEWWVERFEALAPRLAGHVSEVMLSWLDLYARTRRNLLPVEGRGFRLHNPTPAARRDLLDALAGVARRHGLTLKACCEPDMLEHSQVLPGACLDGAWFEQRRGLVAGALGAAPSRAGCGCCRSRDVGVYDSCAFGCRYCYANRRPHETAPADPWTPHAPGDTLPLAPEW, encoded by the coding sequence ATGCATCTGCTCTCGGCCTCCCGGCGCATGGACCTTCCCGCCTTCCAGCTGGAGGCCTTCCTGGGACATGCCCGCCGGGGGTGGATGACGGTGCCCCACCCCTTCACTGGACGGCCGCAGCGGATCCGCCTGGTGGGGCCCGAGGTGGCCGGCATCGTCTTCTGGACCCGGCGGCCGGCGGCCCTGCTCCCCCATCTGGACGAGTTGCGCCGCCTTTGGCGGGACGCCCTGCGCGTCCACGTCACGCTCACAGGCATGCCGCGGGAGCTGGAGCCCCGCGCGCCGGCTGTGGCCGAGGTGCTGCCCGCCCTGGCCTCCCTCGCGCAAGGCCTGGGTCCCCGGCACCTGAGCTGGCGCTTCGATCCCCTTCTACTGAGCGAGGGGACGCCGGCCGAGTGGTGGGTGGAGCGCTTCGAAGCCCTGGCGCCCCGCCTGGCCGGCCATGTCAGTGAGGTGATGCTGTCCTGGCTGGACCTCTATGCCCGCACCCGCCGCAATCTGCTCCCCGTGGAAGGACGCGGCTTCCGCCTGCACAACCCCACGCCGGCCGCCCGGCGCGACCTGTTGGACGCATTGGCGGGGGTCGCCCGCCGTCACGGACTGACGCTCAAGGCCTGCTGCGAGCCGGACATGCTGGAGCACTCACAGGTCCTGCCCGGGGCCTGCCTGGATGGCGCCTGGTTCGAGCAGAGGCGGGGCCTGGTCGCCGGCGCCCTGGGAGCCGCTCCCAGCCGGGCCGGGTGCGGCTGTTGCCGCTCCCGTGACGTGGGCGTCTACGACAGCTGCGCTTTCGGCTGCCGCTATTGCTACGCCAATCGTCGTCCCCACGAAACGGCGCCGGCCGATCCCTGGACCCCGCACGCGCCGGGTGATACCTTGCCCCTTGCGCCGGAATGGTGA